One window of Paenibacillus albicereus genomic DNA carries:
- a CDS encoding GNAT family N-acetyltransferase — protein sequence MIEQARQEDLPEILTLQRLAYLSEAALYDGMAIPPLTQTLEELERDHQEGIVLIAVEDGGIVGSVRAERDGDCVRIGKLIVHPSAQNRGIGTRLMEAAERLWPDAARAELFTGHRSEKNLAFHRKLGYVTFDERRVDERLTLIYMEKRLSQGDRQDAE from the coding sequence ATGATCGAGCAAGCCAGACAGGAGGACCTGCCGGAAATCCTCACGCTGCAGAGGCTCGCCTACTTGAGCGAGGCCGCTCTCTATGACGGCATGGCGATCCCACCGCTGACGCAGACGCTGGAGGAGCTGGAGCGGGATCATCAGGAGGGCATCGTGCTGATCGCGGTGGAAGACGGCGGCATCGTCGGCTCGGTCCGTGCCGAGCGGGACGGGGACTGCGTGCGCATCGGCAAGCTGATCGTGCATCCGTCGGCGCAGAACCGCGGGATCGGCACTCGGCTGATGGAGGCGGCGGAGCGGCTGTGGCCCGATGCGGCGCGCGCGGAGCTGTTCACCGGCCATCGCAGCGAGAAGAACCTGGCGTTCCACCGCAAGCTCGGCTACGTGACGTTCGACGAGCGGCGCGTCGACGAGCGGCTGACGCTCATTTACATGGAGAAGCGGCTGTCCCAAGGGGATCGGCAGGATGCGGAGTAA
- a CDS encoding putative holin-like toxin: protein MTVFQAISLMIMFGMFLLALLTYLKKK, encoded by the coding sequence ATGACAGTGTTCCAAGCAATATCCCTGATGATTATGTTCGGGATGTTCCTGCTGGCGCTGCTCACCTACTTGAAAAAGAAGTAG
- a CDS encoding DNA-binding protein has protein sequence MKPASSWKKRLLGAAVAAALLLPAPLAQPGGSRAYAEGPSDPAPSIAAKVVNGNAGKKILFDNTHAQTAGAADWVIDGGFSDFANGLASAGFDVKELRKTSPIVLSDLTPYHVFITAEPNVPFKASEQAAMAQYVQNGGSIFFIGDHYNADRNKNRWDGSESINGYRRGAWTNPTKGMSAEEAASPAMQGVVSSDWLATNFGVRFRYNALGDVNATQIVAPSQAFGITQGVSSVAMHAGSTLAIIDPAKAKGIVYLPQTSAKWGNAVDQGVYAGGGVAEGPYVAVAKKGAGKAAFIGDSSPVEDATPKYKREDTGATKTTYDGFKEVDDDTLLVNLVNWLAVPESYTSLSQVSGLTLDSPTPLLAFENPASSTEPQAEPWAAPNAGYKWYDSSTFKTGSYGYGASSPTPAPTATPTPTPTASPTASPTPTPGVLSYSFVTPATLPSNGTSFQITVKASGLTPNGTTSGYNVGIYLTSGGTQIAQVQNADGSWPTAYGYSSSFSLTADSSGNASKALTVRIKSGSSGAASLRLRQNSTNLSTMSVTLGS, from the coding sequence ATGAAACCAGCTTCGTCATGGAAGAAACGCCTGCTCGGAGCGGCCGTCGCGGCCGCCCTCCTGCTGCCTGCCCCGCTGGCGCAGCCCGGAGGCTCCCGCGCCTATGCGGAGGGGCCGTCGGACCCCGCGCCGTCCATCGCCGCCAAGGTCGTCAACGGCAACGCCGGCAAGAAGATCCTGTTCGACAACACGCATGCCCAGACGGCCGGCGCGGCGGACTGGGTCATCGACGGCGGCTTCTCGGACTTCGCCAATGGACTCGCGTCCGCCGGCTTCGACGTCAAGGAGCTGCGCAAGACGTCGCCGATCGTCCTCTCCGACCTGACGCCGTACCACGTGTTCATCACGGCGGAGCCGAACGTGCCGTTCAAGGCATCGGAGCAGGCGGCGATGGCGCAGTACGTGCAGAACGGCGGCAGCATCTTCTTCATCGGCGACCATTACAACGCGGACCGCAACAAGAACCGCTGGGACGGCAGCGAGTCCATCAACGGCTACCGCCGCGGAGCCTGGACGAATCCAACCAAGGGCATGAGCGCAGAGGAAGCCGCATCCCCCGCCATGCAGGGCGTCGTCAGCTCCGACTGGCTCGCGACGAACTTCGGCGTGCGCTTCCGCTACAACGCGCTTGGGGACGTGAACGCGACGCAGATCGTCGCGCCGAGCCAAGCCTTCGGCATCACGCAGGGCGTCTCCTCCGTGGCGATGCACGCCGGGTCCACGCTCGCGATCATCGACCCGGCCAAGGCCAAGGGCATCGTCTACCTGCCGCAGACGTCCGCCAAGTGGGGCAACGCCGTCGATCAGGGCGTCTACGCCGGAGGCGGCGTCGCCGAAGGGCCGTATGTCGCCGTCGCCAAAAAAGGCGCGGGCAAGGCAGCATTCATCGGCGACTCCTCCCCCGTCGAGGACGCGACGCCGAAATACAAGCGCGAGGACACCGGCGCGACCAAAACGACGTACGACGGCTTCAAGGAGGTCGACGACGACACGCTGCTCGTCAACCTGGTGAACTGGCTGGCCGTGCCGGAAAGCTACACGAGCCTGTCGCAGGTGAGCGGGCTGACGCTCGACAGCCCGACGCCGCTGCTCGCCTTTGAAAATCCGGCCTCCTCGACCGAACCGCAGGCCGAGCCATGGGCCGCGCCGAACGCCGGCTACAAGTGGTACGACTCGTCCACGTTCAAGACCGGCTCCTACGGCTACGGCGCCTCGTCGCCGACACCGGCTCCGACCGCGACTCCGACCCCGACGCCGACCGCTTCGCCGACGGCGTCGCCGACTCCGACGCCGGGCGTGCTCAGCTACAGCTTCGTGACGCCGGCGACGCTGCCGAGCAACGGCACGTCGTTCCAGATCACGGTCAAAGCGAGCGGCTTGACGCCGAACGGCACGACCAGCGGCTACAACGTCGGCATCTATCTGACCTCCGGCGGCACGCAGATCGCCCAGGTGCAGAACGCCGACGGCAGCTGGCCGACCGCCTACGGCTACAGCTCGTCGTTCAGCCTGACGGCCGACAGCAGCGGCAACGCCTCCAAGGCGCTCACCGTCCGCATCAAGTCGGGCTCGAGCGGCGCGGCCAGCCTGCGCCTGCGGCAGAACAGCACCAACCTGAGCACGATGTCCGTCACGCTCGGCAGCTAG
- a CDS encoding glycosyl hydrolase 53 family protein — MHTKLLRRLGAAVLALVVGLAGLGLPAGGSAVEAAASSDRDGFIKGVDISTLQALEDKGVRFYDGGTERDLLAILKEHGVNYVRLRLWNDPVQADGYNDKAHLIEMAKRVKAAGMGLLVDFHYSDFWADPGQQVKPAAWASLGFEELKTAVYGYTREVMDELLAEGAYPDMVQIGNEINSGILLPDGSTGRFAQLAQLLSEGVRAVRETTPAGHETKIMLHLAEGGSNAKFRTFFDQARLQGIDYDVIGLSYYPYWHGTFQELKSNMDDLAARYGKEVVIAETAYPYTLEDADGHGNIAGEAQATLTGFEASVASQKLVTELILNTVAHVQGGKGLGVFYWEPAWLAGVGWKAGEGNAWENQAMFDFDGNALDSLNAFRFVPGDGDDIKPLLVYRSLDVTASAGSAPELPAEADVLLSEGSIEQRAVVWDEPADPGQWEVPGTYEVRGTVAGVDASMRAVVQVKVVDNPNLLTNPGFEQGGLAGWTLTGTEGAAKLSNEAGNAHGGGHSVNYYHGSDYGYRISQTVTGLENGMYRLSAWASGGGGEAKLRLFAEGHGGDPLGADAVNTGWNVWKPYAVEEIEVTNGQVTVGFDVEAPGGTWGYLDDFELVKAPETNPVQNPGFESGDLTGWTLGGTAGAGKVENNAANAHAGTHAFNYWHGDPYRFSLTQIVSGLPKGVYELTAAASGAGGETKLQLYAETGIGSRWSTDMANAGWNVWKEYNVSGIEVGNGQVTIGFDVEAPGAAWGYFDDIRLTRTGDLPGTGEPPATGEPPATGEPPATGEPPATGEPPATGEPPATGEPPATGEPPATGEPPATGEPPGTSVPPATGEPPATGEPPATGEPPATGEPPATGEPPATGSPPATGEPPATGEPPATGEPPATGQPPATGQPPATGEPPATGEPPATGQPPATGVPPGTGEPPATSEPPGTPTPAPEKTPAPSATPAPSASATPTPGASSGIVAVAPGQLVGDAGEAAVLKLDGAATVRLGAELKERLSAGLRIELPGLSAELSGDELRKLWRQAGDGPLSIRLSAAGGVEKQLQRLQQPGRRAYAAAGGAIELAVGYVAADGRELPLEEAAIRLKLSAASGSDAERSGIFRLSEEGAPIYQLGSRLAGGEWSAEALSAGRYAVLELSVAYADVPAGHWAQADIASLSAKGIVQGAGEAGFLPGQSVNRAELAAMLVRALGLGASGSAATGFADVAPGAWYADAVASAKDAGILRGQADGSAAPTAPLSREQLAAMLVRAAAAAGKPLEAAAGSRPAAADAAAIAAWAAPSVAAAYEAGLLQGDAAGTFRPQAELTRAEAAVAVQRLLKRLQA, encoded by the coding sequence GTGCATACCAAGCTGCTGCGCCGACTCGGCGCCGCCGTGCTGGCGCTCGTCGTCGGACTGGCCGGACTCGGCCTGCCGGCAGGAGGATCGGCCGTCGAGGCGGCCGCTTCGTCCGACCGGGACGGCTTCATCAAAGGCGTAGACATCTCCACGCTGCAAGCGCTCGAGGACAAGGGCGTCCGATTCTATGACGGAGGGACCGAGCGCGACCTGCTCGCGATCCTCAAGGAGCATGGCGTCAACTACGTGCGCCTGCGCCTGTGGAACGATCCCGTCCAAGCGGACGGCTACAACGACAAGGCCCATCTCATCGAGATGGCCAAGCGGGTGAAGGCCGCCGGCATGGGCCTGCTCGTCGACTTCCATTACAGCGACTTCTGGGCGGACCCCGGCCAGCAGGTCAAGCCTGCCGCCTGGGCTTCGCTCGGCTTCGAGGAGCTCAAGACGGCGGTCTACGGCTACACCCGCGAGGTGATGGACGAGCTGCTCGCCGAGGGCGCCTACCCGGACATGGTGCAGATCGGCAACGAGATCAACTCCGGCATCCTGCTGCCGGACGGCTCGACCGGCCGCTTCGCGCAGCTCGCGCAGCTGCTGTCCGAGGGCGTGCGCGCGGTGCGCGAGACGACGCCGGCCGGACACGAGACGAAGATCATGCTGCATCTGGCCGAAGGCGGCAGCAACGCGAAGTTCCGGACGTTTTTCGACCAGGCGCGGCTGCAGGGCATCGACTACGACGTCATCGGGCTGTCCTATTATCCATACTGGCACGGCACGTTCCAAGAGCTCAAGAGCAATATGGACGATCTGGCGGCCCGCTACGGCAAGGAAGTCGTCATCGCGGAGACGGCCTACCCGTACACGCTCGAGGATGCGGACGGACACGGCAACATCGCCGGCGAGGCGCAAGCGACGCTGACCGGCTTCGAGGCGAGCGTCGCGAGCCAGAAGCTCGTCACCGAGCTCATCCTGAACACGGTCGCCCATGTGCAGGGCGGCAAAGGGCTCGGCGTCTTCTACTGGGAGCCGGCCTGGCTGGCGGGTGTCGGCTGGAAAGCCGGCGAGGGCAATGCGTGGGAGAACCAGGCGATGTTCGACTTCGACGGCAATGCCCTGGATTCGCTGAATGCGTTCCGGTTCGTGCCGGGCGACGGGGACGACATCAAGCCGCTGCTCGTGTACCGCTCTCTGGACGTGACCGCAAGCGCCGGCTCCGCGCCGGAGCTGCCGGCCGAGGCCGACGTGCTGCTCAGCGAAGGCAGCATCGAGCAGCGGGCGGTCGTCTGGGACGAGCCGGCGGATCCGGGCCAGTGGGAGGTGCCGGGGACGTACGAGGTGCGCGGCACTGTCGCGGGCGTGGACGCGTCCATGCGGGCTGTCGTGCAGGTGAAGGTCGTCGACAACCCGAACCTTTTGACGAATCCGGGCTTCGAGCAAGGGGGGCTGGCCGGCTGGACGCTGACCGGCACCGAGGGCGCGGCCAAGCTGTCGAATGAAGCGGGCAACGCGCATGGCGGCGGGCATTCCGTCAACTATTATCATGGCTCGGACTACGGCTACCGCATCAGCCAGACGGTGACGGGGCTGGAAAACGGCATGTACCGCCTCAGCGCCTGGGCGTCGGGCGGCGGCGGCGAGGCGAAGCTGCGGCTGTTCGCGGAAGGGCACGGGGGCGATCCGCTCGGCGCGGATGCCGTCAATACGGGCTGGAACGTCTGGAAGCCGTACGCCGTCGAGGAGATCGAGGTGACGAACGGACAAGTGACGGTCGGCTTCGACGTCGAGGCTCCGGGCGGCACGTGGGGGTATCTGGACGACTTCGAGCTGGTGAAGGCGCCGGAGACGAACCCCGTGCAGAACCCCGGCTTCGAGAGCGGCGACCTGACCGGCTGGACGCTCGGCGGCACGGCCGGCGCGGGCAAGGTGGAGAACAATGCCGCCAATGCCCATGCCGGCACGCATGCGTTCAACTACTGGCATGGCGATCCGTACCGCTTCTCGCTGACGCAGATCGTGAGCGGGCTGCCGAAAGGCGTGTACGAGCTCACGGCCGCCGCATCCGGCGCAGGCGGCGAGACGAAGCTGCAGCTCTACGCCGAGACGGGCATCGGCTCGCGCTGGAGCACGGACATGGCCAATGCCGGGTGGAACGTGTGGAAGGAATACAACGTCAGCGGCATCGAAGTCGGGAACGGCCAGGTGACGATCGGCTTCGACGTCGAGGCGCCCGGCGCGGCCTGGGGCTACTTCGACGACATCCGGCTGACGCGGACCGGCGACCTGCCGGGCACGGGCGAGCCTCCGGCTACGGGCGAGCCTCCAGCCACGGGCGAGCCTCCGGCCACGGGCGAGCCTCCGGCCACGGGCGAGCCTCCGGCTACGGGCGAGCCTCCGGCCACGGGCGAGCCTCCGGCCACGGGCGAGCCTCCGGCTACGGGCGAGCCCCCGGCTACGGGCGAGCCTCCGGGCACGAGCGTGCCTCCGGCTACGGGCGAGCCTCCGGCTACGGGCGAGCCTCCGGCTACAGGCGAGCCTCCGGCTACAGGCGAGCCTCCGGCTACAGGCGAGCCTCCGGCTACGGGCTCGCCCCCGGCTACGGGCGAGCCTCCGGCCACGGGCGAGCCCCCAGCTACGGGCGAGCCTCCGGCTACGGGGCAGCCTCCGGCTACGGGGCAGCCTCCGGCTACGGGCGAGCCTCCGGCTACGGGCGAGCCTCCGGCTACGGGGCAGCCTCCGGCCACGGGCGTGCCTCCGGGCACGGGCGAGCCTCCGGCTACGAGCGAGCCTCCGGGCACGCCGACGCCGGCGCCGGAGAAGACTCCGGCTCCGAGCGCTACACCGGCTCCGAGCGCCTCCGCCACGCCGACGCCGGGCGCCAGCAGCGGCATCGTCGCCGTGGCGCCGGGCCAGCTGGTCGGCGATGCCGGCGAGGCTGCCGTCCTCAAGCTGGACGGAGCGGCGACCGTCCGCCTCGGCGCCGAGCTGAAGGAGCGGCTGTCCGCCGGACTCCGCATCGAGCTGCCCGGCCTGAGCGCCGAGCTGTCCGGCGATGAGCTGCGCAAGCTGTGGCGGCAAGCCGGCGACGGCCCGCTGTCGATCCGCCTCAGCGCAGCGGGCGGCGTGGAGAAGCAGCTGCAGCGGCTGCAGCAGCCGGGCCGCCGAGCGTATGCCGCCGCAGGCGGCGCGATCGAGCTCGCCGTCGGCTATGTCGCCGCGGACGGCCGGGAGCTGCCGCTCGAGGAGGCTGCCATCCGGCTCAAGCTGAGCGCGGCGAGCGGCTCCGACGCGGAGCGCTCCGGCATCTTCCGCTTGAGCGAGGAAGGCGCGCCCATCTACCAGCTCGGCTCCCGGCTTGCGGGCGGCGAATGGAGCGCCGAAGCGCTCTCGGCCGGACGCTACGCCGTACTGGAGCTGAGCGTCGCTTACGCCGACGTGCCGGCTGGCCACTGGGCCCAGGCGGACATCGCCAGCCTGTCGGCCAAAGGCATCGTGCAAGGCGCCGGCGAGGCTGGCTTCCTGCCCGGCCAGTCCGTCAACCGCGCGGAGCTGGCGGCCATGCTCGTCCGGGCGCTTGGCCTTGGCGCCTCCGGCAGCGCCGCGACCGGCTTTGCCGACGTCGCCCCGGGCGCCTGGTACGCCGATGCCGTAGCGTCCGCCAAGGACGCAGGCATCCTCCGCGGCCAGGCGGACGGCAGCGCCGCGCCGACAGCGCCGCTGAGCCGCGAGCAGCTGGCGGCCATGCTCGTCCGCGCCGCCGCTGCGGCGGGCAAGCCGCTCGAGGCGGCTGCCGGGAGCCGGCCGGCTGCGGCCGATGCCGCCGCGATCGCGGCCTGGGCCGCGCCGTCCGTCGCCGCCGCTTACGAAGCCGGCCTGCTGCAAGGCGATGCGGCCGGCACGTTCCGGCCCCAGGCGGAGCTTACCCGCGCCGAAGCCGCTGTCGCGGTGCAGCGGCTGCTGAAGCGGCTGCAAGCCTAG
- a CDS encoding RNA polymerase sigma factor — translation MRGKLDYLQHLGEGYDRGAVLEQLMERFGGDVWRFAFFLTGSREAADDVSQETFLAAYRSLYSFRGGEASAKSWLLKITRNKALHQLQGAFRRRVRLTGRPPASGAEPAAEQIHFARAERAELWTAVLALPLKLKEALLLDFHYGMSLREIAELTGVPEGTVKSRIHRAKKKLRAQLGGMDDGR, via the coding sequence ATGAGGGGAAAGCTGGATTATTTGCAGCATCTCGGGGAGGGCTATGACCGCGGGGCCGTGCTGGAGCAGCTGATGGAGCGGTTCGGCGGGGACGTGTGGCGCTTCGCCTTCTTTTTGACCGGAAGCCGGGAGGCGGCGGACGACGTGTCGCAGGAGACGTTCCTCGCGGCTTACCGGTCGCTCTACTCGTTCCGGGGCGGGGAGGCTTCGGCCAAAAGCTGGCTGCTGAAGATCACGCGCAACAAGGCGCTGCATCAGCTGCAGGGAGCGTTCCGCCGCCGGGTCCGGCTCACGGGACGGCCGCCGGCTTCCGGGGCGGAGCCGGCGGCGGAGCAGATCCATTTCGCCCGGGCCGAGCGGGCGGAGCTGTGGACGGCCGTGCTGGCGCTGCCGCTCAAGCTGAAGGAAGCGCTGCTGCTGGACTTTCACTATGGCATGAGCCTGCGCGAGATCGCGGAGCTGACCGGCGTGCCGGAGGGCACCGTCAAGTCGAGGATTCATCGGGCGAAAAAGAAGCTGCGGGCTCAGTTGGGGGGAATGGACGATGGACGATAG